In Micromonospora cremea, the genomic window TGGCGGCGGGCACCGAGCCGGAGCCGGTCACCGATCCGGACGCGCCGGGCCGGCCGACGCTGCGCCACCTGCTGCTCATCCCGGTGATCACCGCGCTGCTGGCCGGCACCCTCGGCGGCGCGCTGGGCTACGCGTTCGCGGTGCGTGGCGGGGCCGCCGGAACGGTCCTCGGCGCCGAGCCGGCGCAGCCGCCGGCGTTGGCCCAGCGCAAGCCGGAGTCGCTGGCCGGAGTGGCGGAACGGGTCCTGCCCAGCGTGGTCACCGTGCGGGTGAGCAACCTCGGCGGGACGAGCGAGGGCTCCGGCTTCATTGCCAGCGCCGACGGGCACGTGATCACCAACGACCACGTGGTGGCCGGCGGCAGCGGCAAGGCCTCGGTGATCTTCAACGACGGCAGCTCCGCGGCGGCGACCGTGGTCGGCCAGGACCCGGAGTCGGACATCGCGGTCATCAAGGTGAGCCGGAGCGGGCTGCGGCCGGTGGAGTTCGGCGACTCCGACGCGCTGGCGGTCGGCGACCCGGTGCTCGCCATCGGCTCACCGCTCTCGCTGGCCAACACGGTCACCGCAGGCATCGTGAGCGCCCTGGACCGGACGATGCAGGCCGGGGAGCCGGGCGGCCCGGTGCGTTACTACGCGGCGATCCAGACCGACGCGGCGGTCAACCACGGCAACTCGGGCGGCCCGCTCGTCGACGGCGCCGGGCGGGTGGTCGGGGTGAACTCCACCATCAAGTCGCTGGTCGCCGAGGGGCAGGAGGCCGGCAACATTGGTCTCGCCTTCGCCATCCCGATCAACCAGGCCAAGCGGGTGACCCAGGACATCATCGGCACCGGCAAGGCCCGGCGTACGGTGATCGGCGCCCAGGTCGGCGGTCCGGGCGCGGGTGCCAGCGGCGGCGTACGGCTGGCCGCGGTGGAGCCGTCCGGTCCGGCAGCCGGCGCCGGACTGCGGGTCGGCGACGTGATCCTGAAGCTCAACGGCCGGCCGATGACCGAGCCGACGGACCTGATCGCCCTGGTCCGCAAGTTCGCGCCCGGCTCGGTGGTGACCGTCGAGTTCCGGCGTGGCGCCGACCGGCAGAACACCTCGGTCACCCTCGCCGCGGATGCCAAGTGAACAGCGGGTCACCCCCTGCCCGAAAGCCGTCCGACGTGCGTAGTCTTGCTGCTGACGCCGAGAGGAGGCCCGCGGGATGCTCGACAACCTGAACTGGTGGGAGATCGGTGCGCTGCTGCTCCTGGCGCTGCTGATCTTCGGTGACCGGCTGCCCGCCGTGATCACCGACGGCCTGCGGCTGGTGCGCAACCTGCGCAACATGGCCCGCAACGCCACCGGTGACCTGAGTCGTGAGCTGGGCACCGACATCCAGCTGGAGGATCTGCACCCGAAGGCCTTCATCCGCAAGCACCTCCTCAGCGAGGAGGACGAGGCGGCGATCCGCAAGCCGTTGCAGGGCGTCTACGACAACCTGCGCGCGGATGTCGGCGGCGTGCACAACGAGCTGAAGGACGTGGCCAACGCCGCGGACCTGCGGTCGAAGGGAACCCGGTCCGGCACGGCCACCGACACGGCCACGGTCACCCCGTCGACGCCGGCTCCCCGAGCCAGCTACGACGACGCCACCTGATCGGCCCGCCACCTGATCGGCCCGCCACCTGATCGGCCCGTAACCCGCCGGCCGGACGGCCGGCGGGTGAACGACGGACCGGGCGCTCAGCGCCCCGCGGGCTTGAGGCCGAGCGGCTTGCCGAGCAGCGACTCACGGCGCAGCGCGAGCCGGTCCGCGATCGTGCCGAGCGCCTGCGCGGCCGGCGACTCCGGCTCGGCCAGCACGATCGGGTTACCGGCGTCGCCGGCTTCCCGGACACGGGTGTCCAGCGGGATCTGCCCGAGCAGCGGCACCTGCGCGCCGATGGTCCGGCTCAGCGACTCGGCGACCGCCGCGCCGCCACCGGCACCGAAGATCTCCATCCGGGAGCCGTCCGGCAGCTCCAGCCAGGACATGTTCTCGATGACGCCGACCACCCGCTGGTGGGTCTGCAGGGCGATCGCGCCGGCCCGCTCCGCCACCTCGGCGGCGGCGGCCTGCGGGGTGGTGACTACCAGGATCTCCGAGTTGGGCAGCAACTGGGCCAGCGAGATGGCCACGTCGCCGGTGCCCGGGGGCAGGTCGAGCAGGAGCACGTCCAGGTCGCCCCAGTAGACGTCGGCCAGGA contains:
- a CDS encoding S1C family serine protease codes for the protein MGGTDVTDGWDWRRGGETPAPARPPGAEAPSAGSPTTPGARGVSAAPPETWPAPNAASGGSGAAGASPWWSDALSDPWRDPAAPTAVVVPGIVAAGTEPEPVTDPDAPGRPTLRHLLLIPVITALLAGTLGGALGYAFAVRGGAAGTVLGAEPAQPPALAQRKPESLAGVAERVLPSVVTVRVSNLGGTSEGSGFIASADGHVITNDHVVAGGSGKASVIFNDGSSAAATVVGQDPESDIAVIKVSRSGLRPVEFGDSDALAVGDPVLAIGSPLSLANTVTAGIVSALDRTMQAGEPGGPVRYYAAIQTDAAVNHGNSGGPLVDGAGRVVGVNSTIKSLVAEGQEAGNIGLAFAIPINQAKRVTQDIIGTGKARRTVIGAQVGGPGAGASGGVRLAAVEPSGPAAGAGLRVGDVILKLNGRPMTEPTDLIALVRKFAPGSVVTVEFRRGADRQNTSVTLAADAK
- a CDS encoding preprotein translocase subunit TatB, encoding MLDNLNWWEIGALLLLALLIFGDRLPAVITDGLRLVRNLRNMARNATGDLSRELGTDIQLEDLHPKAFIRKHLLSEEDEAAIRKPLQGVYDNLRADVGGVHNELKDVANAADLRSKGTRSGTATDTATVTPSTPAPRASYDDAT